A window of the Streptomyces sp. NBC_01351 genome harbors these coding sequences:
- a CDS encoding AI-2E family transporter: MAKRAGWLGRLGSRLNRMEARLDERRAEVEAEARGELPGPVMAPPMPTTPPVPPRPPRPPAAVALPERPDPATVVPWGMRVAAEVSWRLLLLAGMLWVLMKVISEVRLVVLAFAAAMLVTALLQPFVVRLRRLGMPRGLATAVTAILGFVVIGLVGWFVVWQVMENLDDLSNRLREGINELKSWALDSPFHVTEKQINDIAKNLSETIGTNTEQITSAGLQGVTVLVEVLTGMLLAMFSTLFLLHDGKKIWTWALGLVPAAARPGVAGAGPRAWRTLTAYVRGTVLVALIDAVFIGLGLYFLDVTMAVPLAVFIFLFAFIPLVGAVISGALAVVVALVTQGPVIALAVLGVVLAVQQIEGHVLQPFILGRAVRVHPLAVVLSVAAGGMIAGIGGAVVAVPLVAVTNTAVGYLRAYSREQLHPTATPVGPAPHGSTAVSRMEGEA; the protein is encoded by the coding sequence ATGGCGAAGAGGGCAGGCTGGCTCGGCCGGCTCGGGAGCAGGCTGAACCGGATGGAGGCGCGGCTCGACGAGCGGCGCGCCGAGGTCGAGGCCGAGGCGAGAGGCGAACTGCCGGGTCCCGTCATGGCTCCGCCCATGCCCACGACTCCGCCCGTGCCCCCGCGGCCGCCGCGGCCCCCGGCCGCCGTCGCCCTCCCCGAGCGCCCCGATCCGGCGACCGTGGTCCCGTGGGGCATGCGCGTGGCCGCCGAGGTCAGCTGGCGGCTGCTGCTCCTCGCAGGGATGCTCTGGGTGCTGATGAAGGTGATCAGCGAAGTCCGCCTGGTCGTCCTCGCCTTCGCCGCCGCCATGCTCGTCACCGCGCTGCTCCAGCCCTTCGTGGTCCGGCTGCGCCGCCTCGGCATGCCGCGCGGACTCGCCACCGCCGTCACCGCCATCCTCGGCTTCGTGGTCATCGGGCTCGTCGGCTGGTTCGTGGTCTGGCAGGTCATGGAGAACCTCGACGACCTCTCCAACCGGCTCCGCGAGGGCATCAACGAACTCAAGTCCTGGGCACTGGACAGTCCGTTCCACGTGACCGAGAAGCAGATCAACGACATCGCGAAGAACCTCAGCGAGACGATCGGCACCAACACCGAGCAGATCACCTCCGCCGGCCTGCAAGGCGTGACGGTGCTCGTCGAGGTCCTGACCGGCATGCTGCTCGCGATGTTCTCGACGCTCTTCCTGCTCCACGACGGCAAGAAGATCTGGACCTGGGCGCTCGGCCTGGTCCCGGCCGCCGCCCGGCCCGGTGTCGCGGGCGCCGGTCCGCGCGCCTGGCGCACGCTGACCGCGTACGTCCGGGGCACCGTGCTCGTCGCGCTCATCGACGCCGTCTTCATCGGCCTCGGGCTCTACTTCCTCGACGTGACGATGGCCGTGCCGCTCGCCGTCTTCATCTTCCTGTTCGCCTTCATCCCGCTCGTCGGCGCCGTGATCTCGGGCGCCCTCGCGGTGGTCGTGGCGCTGGTGACCCAGGGGCCGGTCATCGCCCTGGCCGTCCTGGGCGTGGTGCTCGCGGTGCAGCAGATCGAGGGGCACGTGCTCCAGCCCTTCATCCTGGGCCGGGCGGTACGGGTCCACCCGCTCGCCGTGGTGCTGTCGGTGGCCGCCGGCGGGATGATCGCGGGCATCGGCGGAGCCGTGGTCGCCGTACCGCTGGTCGCCGTCACCAACACGGCGGTGGGCT
- a CDS encoding transglycosylase SLT domain-containing protein — MSRISVRGFAVASATAVTTVGAVVGVATGDPTNDLETTASGATLLADIPVGDQASVQSGSLTQQADTIAHAADADAKRSAEENARIQAAEDAKSKKAAAEKAKAEADAKAKADREAKEAASRSATRSAGDFAVQASYTVAQVKAIAQQMVPADQFSCFSKIINQESTWNYLAVNKSSGAYGLVQALPGTKMASAGADWRTNPATQIKWGLNYMEDRYGSPCAAWNFHQANGWY; from the coding sequence GTGAGCCGGATCTCGGTCCGGGGGTTCGCAGTGGCTTCGGCCACCGCGGTCACCACCGTCGGCGCAGTTGTGGGCGTTGCCACCGGCGACCCCACGAACGATCTCGAGACGACCGCGTCCGGCGCGACTCTCCTTGCCGACATCCCGGTCGGCGACCAGGCGTCGGTCCAGAGCGGGTCCCTGACCCAGCAGGCCGACACCATCGCCCACGCTGCCGACGCCGACGCCAAGCGCTCGGCCGAGGAGAACGCCCGCATCCAGGCCGCCGAGGACGCCAAGTCCAAGAAGGCCGCGGCGGAGAAGGCCAAGGCCGAAGCCGACGCCAAGGCGAAGGCGGACCGCGAGGCGAAGGAAGCGGCCAGCCGCTCCGCCACCCGCAGCGCCGGCGACTTCGCCGTGCAGGCCTCCTACACGGTCGCCCAGGTCAAGGCCATCGCCCAGCAGATGGTCCCGGCCGACCAGTTCTCGTGCTTCTCGAAGATCATCAACCAGGAATCCACCTGGAACTACCTGGCCGTGAACAAGTCCTCGGGCGCGTACGGTCTGGTCCAGGCGCTCCCGGGCACGAAGATGGCCTCGGCCGGTGCCGACTGGCGCACCAACCCCGCGACGCAGATCAAGTGGGGCCTGAACTACATGGAAGACCGCTACGGCAGCCCCTGCGCCGCCTGGAACTTCCACCAGGCCAACGGCTGGTACTAG
- a CDS encoding PhoH family protein: protein MVTSTKRRLPDRRTYVLDTSVLLADPNAISRFDEHEVVLPIVVITELEAKRHHPELGYFARQALRLLDDFRVRNGRLDAPIPLGDLGGTLRVELNHSDPSVLPAGFRLGDNDSRILAVARNLQAEGYDVTVVSKDLPLRIKASSVGLIAEEYRAELAITDAGWTGMSELSLSGEQVDLLYSEDRLYVPEAAELPVHTGLVLQSERGKALGRVTADGNVKLVRGDREAFGLHGRSAEQRIALDLLLDPEIGIISMGGRAGTGKSALALCAGLEAVLERRQHQKVMVFRPLYAVGGQDLGYLPGDASEKMSPWAQAVFDTLSAVAGREVIEEVLNRGMLEVLPLTHIRGRSLHDAFVIVDEAQSLERNVLLTVLSRIGANSRVVLTHDVAQRDNLRVGRYDGVVAVVEKLKGHPLFAHVTLNRSERSPIAALVTEMLESL from the coding sequence GTGGTGACCAGCACAAAGCGCCGCCTGCCCGACAGGCGGACCTATGTCCTCGACACCAGCGTCCTGCTGGCAGACCCCAACGCGATCTCCCGCTTCGACGAGCACGAGGTCGTGCTCCCGATCGTGGTGATCACCGAGCTGGAGGCAAAGAGGCACCATCCCGAACTCGGCTACTTCGCGCGCCAGGCCCTGCGCCTGCTCGACGACTTCCGGGTTCGCAACGGTCGCCTCGACGCTCCCATCCCACTGGGCGATCTGGGCGGCACCCTGCGCGTCGAGCTCAACCACTCCGACCCGAGCGTCCTGCCCGCCGGTTTCCGGTTGGGGGACAACGACTCGCGCATCCTGGCGGTCGCCCGCAACCTCCAGGCCGAGGGCTACGACGTCACGGTGGTCTCGAAGGATCTCCCACTGCGCATCAAGGCCTCCTCGGTGGGGCTGATCGCCGAGGAGTACCGCGCCGAGCTCGCGATCACCGATGCCGGCTGGACCGGGATGAGCGAGCTCTCCCTCTCCGGAGAACAGGTCGACCTCCTCTACTCGGAGGACCGGCTCTACGTTCCGGAGGCCGCGGAACTGCCCGTGCACACCGGACTGGTCCTGCAGTCCGAGCGCGGCAAGGCACTCGGCCGGGTCACGGCCGACGGCAACGTGAAGCTCGTCCGGGGCGACCGCGAGGCCTTCGGGCTGCACGGCCGCAGCGCCGAGCAGCGCATCGCGCTGGACCTCCTGCTCGACCCGGAGATCGGCATCATCTCGATGGGCGGCCGGGCCGGCACCGGAAAGTCGGCGCTCGCGCTGTGCGCGGGCCTGGAGGCGGTGCTGGAGCGGAGGCAGCATCAGAAGGTGATGGTCTTCCGGCCGCTGTACGCGGTGGGCGGCCAGGACCTCGGGTACCTGCCCGGGGACGCCTCCGAGAAGATGAGCCCCTGGGCCCAGGCGGTCTTCGACACCCTCTCGGCGGTGGCCGGGCGCGAGGTCATCGAGGAGGTGCTGAACCGCGGGATGCTGGAGGTCCTGCCGCTCACGCACATCCGCGGCCGCTCGCTGCACGACGCCTTCGTGATCGTGGACGAGGCGCAGTCGCTGGAACGGAACGTCCTGCTGACCGTTCTGTCCCGAATCGGTGCGAATTCGCGGGTGGTTCTCACCCACGACGTGGCCCAGCGGGACAACCTCAGGGTCGGCCGGTACGACGGAGTCGTCGCCGTGGTCGAGAAGTTGAAGGGACATCCGCTCTTCGCCCACGTCACGCTCAACCGCTCCGAGCGCTCTCCGATCGCCGCCCTTGTCACGGAGATGCTCGAATCGCTGTAA
- a CDS encoding isoprenyl transferase, which translates to MKLRDLVYRLYARRVEGRLDHDEAPKHIGVILDGNRRWAKASGGTTEQGHQAGADKISEMLGWCTETDVEVVTLWMLSTDNLDRPEVELRPLLNIIENTVRGLAADGRWRVHHVGNLDILPTRTQTVLKEAEQATHDVDGILVNVAVGYGGRQEIADAVRSLLLEHAQKGTSFEELAEILDIDHIAEHLYTRGQPDPDLVIRTSGEQRLSGFMLWQSAHSEYYFCEVFWPAFRKVDFLRALRDYAARHRRYGS; encoded by the coding sequence GTGAAGCTGCGCGACCTGGTGTACAGGCTCTACGCACGCCGGGTGGAAGGCCGCCTCGACCATGACGAGGCACCCAAGCACATCGGCGTCATCCTGGACGGGAACCGGCGCTGGGCGAAGGCGTCCGGAGGCACGACGGAGCAGGGCCACCAGGCGGGGGCCGACAAGATCTCCGAGATGCTGGGGTGGTGCACCGAGACCGACGTCGAGGTCGTCACCCTGTGGATGCTCTCCACGGACAACCTGGACCGGCCCGAGGTCGAGCTCCGCCCGCTGCTCAACATCATCGAGAACACCGTGCGCGGCCTCGCCGCGGACGGCCGCTGGCGCGTCCACCACGTGGGCAACCTCGACATCCTCCCCACCCGGACGCAGACCGTCCTGAAGGAGGCCGAGCAGGCCACGCACGACGTCGACGGCATACTCGTCAACGTCGCCGTGGGCTACGGCGGCCGCCAGGAGATCGCCGACGCGGTCCGCTCGCTGCTCCTGGAGCACGCGCAGAAGGGCACCTCCTTCGAGGAGCTCGCCGAGATCCTGGACATCGACCACATCGCCGAGCACCTCTACACGCGCGGCCAGCCCGACCCGGACCTGGTCATCCGCACCAGCGGCGAGCAGCGGCTGTCGGGCTTCATGCTCTGGCAGAGCGCGCACTCCGAGTACTACTTCTGCGAGGTCTTCTGGCCGGCCTTCCGCAAGGTCGACTTCCTGCGGGCCCTGCGCGACTACGCGGCCCGCCACCGGCGCTACGGAAGCTGA
- the mgrA gene encoding L-glyceraldehyde 3-phosphate reductase, whose product MTDTNPYRAEPARYDSMEYRRTGHSGLRLPAISLGLWHNFGDDRSLGSQRAILRRAFDLGVTHFDLANNYGPPPGSAELNFGKIFAQDFASYRDELILSTKAGYLMHPGPYGEWGSRKYLLASLDASLKRMGVDYVDVFYSHRFDPETPLEETMGALASAVQQGKALYVGVSSYTAEQTAEAARILRGMGVRLLIHQPSYSMINRWTEEDGLLDTLEEAGMGCISFAPLAQGLLTGKYLKDIPEGSRATQGKSLNPALLSEDVVRRLNGLNEIAVRRGQSLAQLALTWVLRDERMTSALIGASSVKQLEENVAALAGAPLSEAELKEIDSFAVSTPGTNIWAQRG is encoded by the coding sequence GTGACTGATACCAATCCCTATCGGGCAGAACCTGCACGCTACGACTCCATGGAGTACCGGCGCACCGGCCACAGCGGCCTCAGGCTCCCCGCCATCTCCCTCGGCCTCTGGCACAACTTCGGCGACGACAGGTCCCTGGGGTCCCAGCGGGCGATCCTGCGCCGGGCCTTCGACCTGGGCGTCACCCACTTCGACCTGGCGAACAACTACGGCCCGCCCCCCGGCTCCGCCGAGCTGAACTTCGGCAAGATCTTCGCGCAGGACTTCGCGTCCTACCGCGACGAGCTGATCCTCTCCACCAAGGCCGGCTACCTGATGCACCCGGGGCCGTACGGCGAGTGGGGCAGCCGCAAGTACCTGCTCGCCTCGCTCGACGCCTCCCTGAAGCGGATGGGCGTGGACTACGTCGACGTCTTCTACTCGCACCGCTTCGACCCGGAGACCCCCCTGGAGGAGACCATGGGCGCCCTCGCGTCCGCGGTCCAGCAGGGCAAGGCGCTCTACGTCGGCGTGTCCTCCTACACCGCGGAGCAGACGGCGGAGGCGGCGCGGATCCTGCGCGGCATGGGCGTGCGGCTGCTGATCCACCAGCCCTCGTACTCCATGATCAACCGCTGGACGGAGGAGGACGGCCTGCTCGACACCCTGGAGGAGGCCGGCATGGGCTGCATCTCCTTCGCGCCGCTCGCGCAGGGGCTGCTGACGGGCAAGTACCTCAAGGACATCCCGGAGGGCTCCCGCGCCACCCAGGGCAAGTCCCTGAACCCGGCGCTGCTCTCGGAGGACGTCGTACGGCGCCTGAACGGCCTCAACGAGATCGCCGTGCGGCGCGGGCAGTCCCTGGCCCAGCTGGCGCTGACGTGGGTGCTGCGCGACGAGCGGATGACCTCGGCCCTGATCGGCGCATCGAGCGTGAAACAGCTCGAGGAGAACGTGGCGGCGCTGGCCGGAGCCCCTCTTTCGGAGGCGGAGCTGAAGGAGATCGACTCCTTCGCGGTGTCCACCCCCGGCACGAACATCTGGGCCCAGCGAGGCTGA
- a CDS encoding A24 family peptidase: MGVVLILLAAAGYGAAAGWLLPRAAYRFSVAPGEPWQGRCPEGHALPGWLGPARCRVPAGAVVQGPDTPPPVVTAAHAYGRRAAPLAVLTGGICALLAAAVGARPEVGVYVGLAPVLVLLALVDRAVHRLPDPLTLPLAAAFAAGLGAAALLPRAAGDWRGALLGGGALGAAYLLLFLINPAGMGFGDVKLALSLGVALGWYGWGVWVAGAFLGFLYGALYGLALVLRGPEARKRAFAFGPFMAAGALTGVLLAGFGA; the protein is encoded by the coding sequence ATGGGTGTCGTCCTGATCTTGCTCGCCGCCGCCGGCTACGGCGCCGCCGCGGGATGGCTGCTGCCGCGCGCCGCATACCGGTTCTCCGTCGCGCCGGGGGAGCCCTGGCAGGGCCGCTGCCCCGAGGGGCACGCCCTGCCCGGCTGGCTCGGCCCCGCCCGCTGCCGGGTCCCCGCAGGGGCCGTCGTGCAGGGCCCGGACACCCCGCCGCCCGTGGTCACGGCCGCGCACGCGTACGGACGGCGGGCGGCGCCCCTGGCCGTACTCACCGGAGGCATCTGCGCCCTGCTCGCCGCGGCGGTCGGGGCGCGGCCCGAGGTGGGGGTGTACGTGGGGCTCGCCCCCGTGCTCGTGCTGCTCGCGCTCGTCGACCGGGCCGTGCACCGGCTGCCCGACCCGCTGACCCTGCCGCTCGCCGCCGCGTTCGCCGCCGGGCTCGGGGCCGCCGCCCTCCTGCCCCGCGCCGCGGGCGACTGGCGGGGCGCGCTGCTCGGCGGCGGCGCGCTCGGGGCCGCGTACCTCCTGCTGTTCCTGATCAACCCCGCGGGGATGGGCTTCGGCGACGTCAAGCTGGCGCTCTCGCTGGGGGTCGCTCTTGGGTGGTACGGGTGGGGGGTATGGGTCGCCGGGGCCTTCCTGGGCTTCCTCTACGGGGCCCTGTACGGGCTGGCCCTAGTGCTGCGGGGCCCCGAGGCCCGGAAGCGGGCCTTCGCCTTCGGCCCCTTCATGGCGGCCGGAGCGCTCACCGGAGTGCTGCTGGCCGGCTTCGGAGCGTAA
- a CDS encoding DUF192 domain-containing protein, giving the protein MANWRDGKGILTVGEAAIPLEVAASYRARTRGLLGRDGVTGALLLTPAAGVHTFRMRFAIDVAYLDRNLRVLAVTTMPPGRLGLPRPRSRHVLEAGAGVMAGWGLRVGTRVKVDVSGRLMRG; this is encoded by the coding sequence ATGGCGAACTGGCGGGACGGCAAAGGCATCCTCACCGTCGGAGAGGCGGCGATCCCCCTGGAGGTCGCCGCCTCCTACCGGGCCCGGACTCGGGGCCTCCTCGGCCGGGACGGAGTGACCGGCGCGCTGCTGCTCACCCCCGCCGCGGGCGTGCACACCTTTCGGATGCGGTTCGCGATCGACGTGGCGTACCTGGACCGGAACCTCCGCGTGCTCGCCGTCACCACCATGCCCCCCGGCCGGCTCGGGCTGCCCCGCCCGCGCTCCCGGCACGTCCTGGAGGCCGGGGCCGGGGTGATGGCCGGATGGGGACTGCGGGTCGGAACGAGGGTGAAGGTGGACGTATCAGGGCGTCTCATGCGCGGCTAG